Proteins encoded within one genomic window of Formosa agariphila KMM 3901:
- a CDS encoding ATP-dependent DNA helicase → MNAAQFYSLIKQQFPFNPTPKQNIVLIQLSEFIFNTDPKSLYLLKGYAGTGKTTIVSTIVSNLWKIKKSAVLMAPTGRAAKVISNYSKKEAFTIHKKIYFPKKDKGGGVKFVLQPNKHKNTIFIVDEASMIPDTPGDSKLFENGSLLDDLMQYVYGGHNCKLLLIGDTAQLPPVKLDVSPALDQKTLVMNYDKEVTCMELDEVVRQEQDSGILFNATILRETLQDVFLDNFKFDVGPYKDIVRLIDGQEIMDAINDCYSDLGNEETAIIVRSNKRANLYNQQIRSRILFNENELSSGDYLMIVKNNYFWLKPTSEAGFIANGDIVEVLEIFSIKELYGFRFAEVKMRMVDYPRMAPIETVLLLDTISAESPSLTYEDSNRLYQEVMKDYEEESSNYKKFTKVKANKYFNALQVKFSYAITCHKSQGGQWNTVFVEQPYLPNGIDKDYLRWLYTAVTRAKEKLYLIGFKDEFFEEEF, encoded by the coding sequence ATGAACGCAGCACAATTTTATTCCCTTATAAAACAGCAGTTTCCGTTTAATCCTACTCCAAAACAAAATATTGTATTAATTCAATTATCTGAATTTATTTTTAATACAGACCCAAAATCACTTTATTTACTAAAAGGATATGCTGGAACAGGTAAAACCACCATTGTCAGTACGATTGTAAGCAATTTGTGGAAAATTAAAAAGAGCGCAGTACTTATGGCTCCAACAGGTCGTGCCGCTAAAGTAATCTCTAATTATTCCAAAAAAGAAGCCTTTACAATTCATAAAAAAATCTATTTTCCTAAAAAAGATAAAGGTGGAGGCGTGAAATTTGTTTTACAGCCCAATAAACATAAAAACACAATTTTTATTGTAGATGAAGCTTCTATGATTCCAGATACCCCTGGAGATTCTAAGTTATTTGAGAACGGTTCGTTGTTAGACGATTTAATGCAGTATGTGTATGGCGGTCATAATTGTAAATTATTACTAATAGGAGATACAGCACAATTACCACCCGTTAAGCTAGATGTAAGCCCTGCTTTAGATCAAAAAACACTTGTAATGAATTACGATAAGGAAGTAACGTGTATGGAGCTTGATGAAGTGGTTCGGCAAGAGCAAGATTCTGGAATATTATTTAATGCTACTATACTGCGGGAAACATTACAGGATGTTTTTCTAGATAATTTTAAGTTTGATGTTGGTCCGTATAAAGACATTGTTAGGCTTATAGATGGTCAAGAAATTATGGATGCTATTAACGATTGTTATAGTGATTTAGGTAATGAGGAGACTGCAATTATTGTTAGAAGTAACAAGCGTGCAAATCTTTATAATCAGCAAATTAGAAGCAGAATATTATTTAATGAAAATGAGTTGTCTTCTGGTGATTATTTAATGATTGTAAAAAATAATTACTTCTGGTTGAAGCCTACAAGTGAAGCTGGATTTATAGCTAACGGAGATATTGTTGAAGTTTTAGAAATCTTTTCAATTAAGGAATTATACGGATTCCGTTTTGCTGAAGTTAAAATGAGAATGGTCGATTATCCGCGTATGGCGCCTATTGAAACCGTGTTGCTTTTAGATACAATTTCGGCAGAATCTCCTTCATTAACGTATGAAGATTCAAACCGATTGTATCAAGAAGTGATGAAGGATTACGAAGAGGAGAGTAGTAATTATAAGAAATTCACTAAAGTAAAGGCTAATAAATATTTTAACGCGCTACAGGTTAAGTTTTCTTATGCAATTACATGCCACAAATCACAAGGTGGACAATGGAACACTGTTTTTGTTGAACAACCTTATTTGCCAAATGGTATCGATAAAGATTATTTAAGATGGCTTTATACCGCTGTAACTCGTGCTAAAGAAAAGTTGTACTTAATAGGATTTAAAGACGAATTTTTTGAAGAAGAGTTTTAA
- a CDS encoding D-2-hydroxyacid dehydrogenase, producing the protein MKVLANDGISQSGIDALEKDGFEVITTTVAQEQLINYINENQIVVLLVRSATTVRKDLIDACPSLKIIGRGGVGMDNIDVEYAREKGLKVINTPAASSHSVAELVFGHLYGLSRFLHSSNREMPLEGDKNFKGLKKAYAKGTELKGKTLGVLGFGRIGQATAKVALGAGMKVVAFDPFLEKANLELEFFDGQTVNFDIETISKEDVLKQADFLTLHVPAQDGYVIGEAELNSMKDGAILVNAARGGVVDELALVKALESGKISRAALDVFEKEPQPEMGLLMNPSLSLTPHTGAATNEAQDRIGTELAQQIASILL; encoded by the coding sequence ATGAAAGTATTAGCAAACGACGGTATTTCTCAAAGCGGAATTGATGCCTTAGAAAAAGACGGATTTGAAGTTATCACAACCACGGTAGCTCAAGAACAGTTAATTAACTACATTAACGAAAATCAAATCGTTGTATTATTAGTTAGAAGTGCAACAACAGTACGTAAAGATTTAATCGACGCCTGCCCTAGTCTAAAAATTATTGGACGTGGTGGTGTTGGAATGGATAATATTGATGTTGAATATGCACGTGAAAAAGGATTAAAAGTAATTAATACTCCTGCTGCATCTTCTCACTCTGTTGCAGAATTAGTTTTTGGTCACTTATATGGTTTATCACGTTTCTTACACAGCTCTAACAGAGAAATGCCTTTAGAAGGAGATAAAAACTTTAAAGGATTAAAGAAAGCTTACGCAAAAGGAACCGAATTAAAAGGTAAAACTTTAGGGGTTTTAGGTTTTGGACGTATTGGTCAAGCTACAGCTAAAGTGGCATTAGGAGCAGGAATGAAAGTTGTGGCTTTTGATCCGTTTTTAGAAAAAGCTAATTTAGAATTAGAATTTTTTGACGGACAAACTGTAAATTTTGACATTGAAACTATTTCTAAGGAAGACGTTTTAAAACAAGCTGACTTTTTAACGCTACACGTACCAGCACAAGATGGTTACGTAATTGGTGAAGCAGAATTAAACAGCATGAAAGACGGCGCTATTTTAGTAAACGCAGCTCGTGGAGGTGTTGTAGACGAATTAGCACTTGTTAAAGCATTAGAGAGCGGTAAAATATCTAGAGCAGCTTTAGATGTTTTTGAAAAAGAACCACAACCAGAAATGGGATTATTGATGAATCCTTCTTTATCGTTAACACCACATACAGGTGCTGCAACAAACGAAGCTCAAGATAGAATTGGAACAGAATTAGCGCAACAAATTGCTAGTATCTTACTATAA
- the serC gene encoding 3-phosphoserine/phosphohydroxythreonine transaminase: MKKHNFSAGPCILPQEVLLKASEAVIDFNNSGLSLIEISHRSKPFIEVMDTATALALELLGLEGKGYKALFLQGGASTQFLMAAYNLLETKAGYLNTGTWAAKSIKEAKLFGDVVEVASSKDANYNYIPKGYSVPSDLDYFHCTSNNTIFGTQIKDFPTSPVPMVCDMSSDIFSRTLDFSKFDLIYAGAQKNMGPAGTTLVVIKEDLLGKVTRVIPSMLDYKNFIEKDSMFNTPPVFAVYTSMLTLQWLKDLGGIAAIEKENEKKAKLIYSEIDLNPLFKGFAATEDRSTMNATFNLVDDKLKDTFDTMAKEAGMNGINGHRSVGGYRASMYNALPYTSVAALVEVMSELERKA; this comes from the coding sequence ATGAAAAAACACAATTTTAGTGCTGGCCCATGTATCCTTCCGCAAGAAGTTTTACTAAAAGCCTCTGAAGCCGTAATCGATTTTAACAACAGCGGTTTATCTCTAATTGAAATATCGCACAGAAGTAAACCTTTTATCGAGGTTATGGATACTGCAACTGCTTTAGCTTTAGAACTACTTGGTTTAGAAGGAAAAGGCTACAAAGCATTATTTTTACAAGGTGGAGCGAGTACGCAATTTTTAATGGCAGCATATAATTTATTAGAAACTAAAGCTGGTTACTTAAACACAGGAACTTGGGCTGCTAAATCTATAAAGGAAGCAAAACTTTTCGGAGATGTTGTAGAAGTTGCCTCTTCTAAAGATGCGAACTACAATTATATTCCAAAAGGATATAGCGTACCATCAGACTTAGATTATTTCCACTGCACATCTAACAACACCATTTTTGGAACACAAATAAAAGACTTCCCTACTAGCCCTGTACCTATGGTATGCGACATGAGTAGTGATATATTTTCTAGAACGTTAGATTTCTCTAAATTTGATCTTATTTATGCTGGAGCTCAAAAAAACATGGGACCTGCAGGAACTACTTTAGTGGTTATTAAAGAAGACCTTTTAGGAAAAGTAACTAGAGTAATCCCTTCAATGTTAGACTACAAAAACTTTATCGAAAAAGATAGTATGTTTAACACACCTCCTGTTTTTGCTGTATACACATCTATGTTAACACTTCAGTGGCTTAAAGACTTAGGTGGAATTGCTGCAATTGAGAAAGAAAACGAAAAGAAAGCTAAATTAATTTATTCTGAAATAGATTTAAACCCATTATTTAAAGGTTTTGCTGCAACAGAAGATCGTTCTACAATGAATGCAACATTCAACTTAGTAGACGACAAATTAAAAGATACTTTTGATACTATGGCTAAAGAAGCTGGAATGAATGGTATTAACGGACACCGTAGTGTTGGTGGATACAGAGCTTCTATGTATAATGCACTACCTTACACTAGTGTTGCAGCTTTAGTTGAAGTGATGAGCGAACTAGAAAGAAAAGCATAA
- a CDS encoding acyl-CoA reductase: MAGNIPLVGFHDFISVLMSGHDVVVKQSSNDKHLLPYLAKYLEYVEPEFKSKINFVEGTLENFDAVIATGSDNTARYFEYYFKDKPSIIRKNRNSVAVLTGTETPEELEGLADDIFRYYGLGCRNVSKLYVPENYDFQGFFHAMYKWNHVINDHKYANNYDYNKAVYLMSEFEMLENGFLMIKEDKSFSSPIATVFYEYYNDVNELKTELISKKSDIQCIVSKDFIDYEIVFGNTQSPDLWDYADNVDTMGFLLKI; encoded by the coding sequence ATGGCTGGAAATATTCCTTTAGTTGGATTTCATGATTTTATTTCGGTGTTAATGTCAGGTCATGATGTTGTTGTAAAGCAATCTTCTAACGACAAACATCTACTCCCTTATCTTGCTAAATATTTAGAATATGTAGAACCTGAGTTTAAGTCTAAAATAAATTTTGTTGAAGGAACATTAGAGAATTTCGATGCTGTAATTGCAACGGGAAGCGACAACACTGCACGTTATTTTGAATACTATTTTAAAGACAAACCCTCTATTATTAGAAAAAATCGAAATTCGGTTGCAGTTTTAACAGGAACAGAAACCCCTGAAGAATTAGAAGGTTTAGCCGACGATATTTTTAGATACTACGGTTTAGGTTGCAGAAACGTGTCTAAGCTATATGTTCCTGAAAATTATGATTTTCAAGGCTTCTTTCACGCTATGTACAAATGGAACCACGTGATTAACGACCATAAATACGCAAACAACTACGACTACAATAAAGCCGTGTATTTAATGAGCGAATTTGAAATGCTTGAAAATGGATTCTTAATGATTAAAGAAGACAAAAGTTTTTCTTCGCCAATTGCCACTGTTTTTTACGAGTACTACAACGATGTAAATGAGCTAAAAACGGAGTTAATTTCAAAAAAATCAGACATCCAATGTATTGTATCTAAAGACTTTATAGATTACGAAATTGTTTTCGGAAACACCCAGTCTCCAGATTTGTGGGATTATGCCGATAACGTTGATACAATGGGCTTTTTATTAAAAATTTAG
- a CDS encoding 4Fe-4S dicluster domain-containing protein translates to MAIIITDECINCGACEPECPNTAIYEGADDWRYKDGTSLDGKVVLPNGKEVDADEAQEPVSDEIYYIVPDKCTECKGFHEEPQCAAVCPVDCCVPDEDHEETEDELLGKQRFMHPDG, encoded by the coding sequence ATGGCAATTATAATAACAGACGAATGTATAAATTGTGGTGCTTGTGAACCAGAGTGCCCAAATACAGCGATTTATGAAGGCGCAGACGATTGGAGATATAAAGATGGTACGAGCTTAGATGGTAAAGTGGTGCTTCCAAACGGTAAAGAAGTTGATGCTGATGAAGCTCAAGAGCCTGTGAGCGACGAGATTTATTATATCGTTCCAGATAAATGTACTGAATGTAAAGGATTTCATGAAGAACCACAATGTGCGGCAGTTTGCCCGGTAGATTGTTGTGTTCCTGATGAGGATCATGAAGAAACAGAAGATGAATTATTAGGAAAACAACGCTTTATGCACCCTGATGGTTAA
- a CDS encoding TonB-dependent receptor, producing MKQLSFFLLLFSTVQFAIGQTVTGNISDSQGLPIPSVNIIEKGTTNGVVADFDGNYTITVSENATLIFSYVGYNTREIEVNGQSNLNVILLEGVGLDEIVLVGSRNPNRTSLDTSVPVDILDVAEIASNTGKVEVNEILQYAAPSFNASKQSGSDGADHVVPASLRGLGPDQTLVLINGKRRHQSSLVNIFGTRGRGNSGTDLNAIPASAIKRIEVLRDGASAQYGSDAIAGVINIVLKDDTEGFSGGVTYGAYSTAIGDGWEEETGETLYNVEGKNRLDGKNKNYDGETIKLDLNYGVDIGNNGGYINFTTELLSKDNTLRPGFSWRKGYGSAGVEGFNFMVNTAIPIGNKTEVYAFGGRNFRDTDAYAFSRDSFEDGDNRSVPSLYPDGFTPRITSNITDVSVSAGVKHEMSNGWTLDFNNTYGKNDFHYYIKDSNNASMKDASPVDFDAGGHYLSQNTTGVNFNKYFEEAASGLSIAFGLEYRTENFGIFAGEIESYALYDENGVVLTNPSTQNVATDSNGDALPGGSQGFPGYSPDNEVDRSRTNYGIYIDSEINITDDFLVGGALRFENYSDFGSSFNFKLASRYKLLDDALAFRGSISTGFRAPSLAQIYYNLIFTNIVAGESIPSLLSANNSTVTKAFGIEDLKEENAFNASLGFTFNKNGFTATIDGYLINVDDRIILTDNFTDQAILGPLNVDAAQFFANGVDTQTTGLDIVLTYKMSLGAASNLSFGLIGNLNNLEIKNINTPEFEGSSMTDEEAQLTFFSPFSQAYLEAAAPDYKFGLNIGYSISKFNIHTSLTQFSEVQLQDFQWVDSPPTTFAEADALKAVATDTYEHRLVVDLSLGYKFTENLNLTVGANNLFNTYPSPQFDGWSDQGGLADSVQMGSDGRYIFTRLGFGF from the coding sequence ATGAAACAATTATCCTTTTTTCTGCTTTTATTCTCAACAGTCCAATTCGCCATTGGCCAAACTGTTACTGGTAATATTAGCGACTCTCAAGGCCTACCAATACCAAGCGTTAATATCATTGAAAAAGGCACAACCAATGGTGTTGTTGCAGATTTCGATGGTAACTACACCATTACCGTCAGCGAAAACGCGACTCTTATTTTTAGCTATGTGGGTTATAATACTCGAGAAATAGAAGTAAATGGCCAATCTAATTTAAATGTCATTCTATTAGAAGGTGTTGGATTAGATGAAATTGTTCTTGTTGGATCCCGAAATCCGAATAGAACATCGTTAGATACTTCGGTACCTGTAGACATTTTAGATGTTGCCGAGATAGCCTCCAATACGGGGAAAGTTGAAGTCAACGAAATTTTACAATATGCCGCACCCTCTTTTAATGCAAGTAAACAATCGGGATCAGATGGTGCCGACCACGTTGTTCCAGCATCTTTAAGAGGTCTAGGTCCAGACCAAACACTTGTATTAATTAATGGTAAACGAAGACATCAATCCTCTCTAGTTAACATATTTGGAACCAGAGGACGTGGAAATTCTGGAACCGACCTAAATGCAATTCCTGCTTCGGCAATTAAAAGAATTGAAGTACTAAGAGATGGCGCATCTGCACAATACGGTTCCGATGCAATTGCAGGTGTTATAAACATTGTACTGAAAGATGACACGGAAGGATTTTCCGGCGGCGTAACTTATGGCGCATATAGCACAGCTATTGGAGATGGCTGGGAAGAAGAAACTGGAGAAACACTATACAATGTAGAAGGTAAAAACAGGTTAGACGGAAAAAACAAGAATTACGATGGAGAAACCATAAAGTTAGATTTAAATTACGGTGTAGATATAGGTAATAACGGAGGTTATATTAATTTCACTACAGAACTCTTATCTAAAGACAATACACTTCGTCCAGGCTTCTCTTGGCGTAAAGGCTATGGTAGCGCTGGTGTAGAAGGATTCAATTTTATGGTAAATACCGCAATCCCAATAGGAAACAAAACTGAAGTGTACGCTTTTGGAGGCCGCAATTTTAGAGACACAGATGCATATGCATTCTCTAGAGACAGTTTTGAAGATGGCGACAACAGAAGTGTCCCAAGCTTATACCCCGACGGCTTCACTCCTAGAATAACATCAAACATAACAGATGTTTCTGTTTCTGCAGGTGTAAAACACGAAATGAGTAATGGTTGGACTTTAGACTTTAACAACACGTATGGTAAGAATGATTTTCACTATTATATAAAAGACAGCAATAACGCCTCGATGAAAGATGCTTCCCCTGTAGATTTTGATGCGGGTGGACACTATCTGTCCCAAAACACAACAGGCGTAAATTTTAATAAATATTTTGAAGAAGCAGCCTCAGGATTAAGTATTGCTTTTGGATTGGAGTACAGAACCGAAAACTTTGGCATTTTTGCAGGAGAAATAGAATCTTATGCTTTATACGATGAAAACGGAGTTGTACTTACAAATCCAAGTACACAAAATGTAGCAACAGACTCTAATGGAGATGCCTTACCTGGCGGATCGCAAGGATTTCCCGGATACAGTCCCGATAACGAAGTAGACAGAAGCAGAACGAATTACGGCATTTATATTGACTCTGAAATAAACATTACAGATGACTTTCTAGTTGGAGGCGCTTTACGTTTTGAAAACTACAGTGATTTTGGAAGCTCTTTTAATTTTAAATTAGCAAGCAGATACAAACTTCTAGATGACGCACTTGCATTTAGAGGATCTATCTCTACAGGTTTTAGAGCACCATCTTTAGCTCAAATTTATTACAATCTTATTTTTACCAATATTGTTGCAGGAGAATCTATTCCATCTTTATTGTCTGCAAACAACAGCACGGTAACTAAAGCCTTTGGTATTGAAGATTTAAAAGAAGAAAATGCTTTTAATGCTAGTTTAGGATTTACATTTAACAAAAATGGATTTACCGCTACAATTGATGGCTATTTAATAAATGTAGACGATAGAATTATTTTAACCGACAATTTTACCGACCAAGCCATTCTAGGACCATTAAATGTAGATGCCGCTCAATTTTTTGCAAACGGTGTAGATACACAAACAACAGGTTTAGACATTGTACTAACATATAAAATGTCTTTAGGAGCAGCTAGCAACTTAAGTTTTGGACTTATAGGTAACTTAAATAATTTAGAAATAAAAAACATTAACACTCCAGAATTCGAAGGAAGCAGTATGACAGACGAAGAAGCACAATTAACCTTCTTCAGTCCTTTTTCACAAGCTTATTTAGAAGCTGCAGCACCAGATTATAAATTCGGTTTAAATATAGGATATTCAATATCTAAATTTAATATTCATACATCTTTAACCCAATTTAGCGAAGTGCAATTACAAGATTTTCAATGGGTCGATTCACCACCAACAACATTTGCAGAAGCAGATGCTTTAAAAGCTGTAGCAACTGACACTTACGAGCATCGTTTAGTTGTAGATTTAAGTTTAGGTTATAAATTTACGGAGAACTTAAATTTAACAGTTGGAGCGAATAACTTATTTAACACGTACCCATCTCCACAATTTGATGGTTGGTCTGACCAAGGAGGTTTAGCCGATTCTGTACAAATGGGATCAGACGGAAGGTACATTTTTACAAGATTAGGATTCGGTTTTTAA
- the ychF gene encoding redox-regulated ATPase YchF — MKAGIVGLPNVGKSTLFNCLSNAKAQSANFPFCTIEPNIGVVNVPDPRLEKLEELVNPERVMPATVEIVDIAGLVKGASKGEGLGNQFLANIRETDAILHVLRCFDNDNIVHVDGNVNPIRDKETIDMELQLKDLETVDKKLEKVKRAAKTGNKEAQKEEATLLKIKTALEAGISVRAIEFEDDEFEEFVGPSQFITAKPVMYVCNVDEGAANSGNAYVDLVREAVKDENAEVLVLAVGTEADINELDDFEERKMFLQDIGLEEPGASKLIRSAYKLLNQQTYFTAGVKEVRAWTIDIGATGPQAAGVIHTDFEKGFIRAEVIGYDDFVTYGSEAKVKEAGKMRVEGKNYVVKDGDVMHFLFNV, encoded by the coding sequence ATGAAAGCTGGAATAGTAGGATTACCAAACGTAGGAAAATCGACCTTATTTAACTGTTTATCTAATGCAAAAGCGCAGAGTGCAAACTTTCCGTTTTGTACTATTGAACCCAATATTGGAGTGGTTAACGTTCCAGATCCAAGACTTGAAAAGCTTGAAGAACTTGTAAACCCAGAACGCGTTATGCCTGCAACTGTAGAGATTGTAGATATTGCAGGATTGGTAAAAGGAGCAAGTAAAGGTGAAGGGTTAGGAAATCAATTCTTAGCTAATATTAGAGAAACAGATGCGATTCTTCATGTTTTACGTTGTTTCGATAACGATAATATTGTGCATGTAGATGGTAATGTAAATCCAATTCGCGATAAAGAAACTATCGACATGGAGTTACAATTGAAAGATTTAGAAACCGTAGATAAAAAGCTTGAAAAAGTTAAACGAGCGGCTAAAACTGGAAATAAAGAAGCGCAGAAAGAAGAAGCAACCTTACTAAAGATTAAAACAGCTTTAGAAGCAGGTATTTCTGTACGTGCTATTGAGTTTGAAGATGATGAGTTTGAAGAATTTGTTGGGCCATCTCAATTTATTACAGCAAAACCAGTAATGTACGTTTGTAATGTAGACGAGGGTGCGGCTAACTCAGGCAATGCTTACGTAGATTTAGTTAGAGAGGCTGTAAAAGATGAAAATGCTGAAGTTTTAGTGTTGGCAGTAGGAACTGAAGCAGATATTAACGAATTAGATGATTTTGAAGAGCGTAAAATGTTTTTACAAGATATAGGTTTGGAAGAGCCAGGTGCTTCAAAATTAATTCGTTCGGCATATAAGTTGTTAAATCAGCAAACGTATTTTACGGCTGGAGTAAAAGAAGTTCGTGCTTGGACTATAGATATCGGAGCCACAGGGCCACAAGCGGCAGGAGTTATTCATACAGACTTTGAAAAAGGATTTATTCGTGCAGAAGTTATCGGTTACGACGATTTTGTGACTTACGGAAGTGAGGCTAAAGTAAAAGAAGCTGGTAAAATGCGTGTAGAAGGAAAAAATTATGTGGTTAAGGATGGAGATGTTATGCATTTCTTATTCAACGTATAA
- a CDS encoding DNA topoisomerase IV subunit B, translating to MLDQSNYTEDNIRSLDWKEHIRMRPGMYIGKLGDGSSADDGIYILLKEVLDNSIDEYVMGAGKTIEISIQGSKVIVRDYGRGIPLGKVVDVVSKMNTGGKYDSRAFKKSVGLNGVGTKAVNALSSYFRVESSRDGKSASAEFEQGNLVNEEFLDETTRRKGTKVSFVPDEIIFKNYKFRNEYVSKMLKNYVYLNPGLTIVFNGEKYYSENGLKDLLGENINESDMMYPIIHLKGDDIEVALTHSKTQYSEEYHSFVNGQNTTQGGTHLSAYREAIVKTIREFYGKNYDASDIRKSIVTAIAIKVMEPVFESQTKTKLGSTDMGGELPTVRTYVNDFLKRYLDNYLHKNPETADKIQRKILQAERERKELSGIRKLAKDRAKKASLHNKKLRDCRVHFGDIKNGRNLESTLFITEGDSASGSITKSRDVNTQAVFSLKGKPLNCYGLTKKIVYENEEFNLLQAALNIEESMEDLRYNNIVIATDADVDGMHIRLLLITFFLQFFPEIIKEGHLYILQTPLFRVRNKKKTIYCYSEQERVNAIDELKPKPEITRFKGLGEISPDEFKHFIGENIRLEPVMLDKDMSIEELLEFYMGKNTPTRQKFIINNLKVEIDLVAEKK from the coding sequence ATGCTAGACCAATCCAATTATACCGAAGATAATATACGTTCATTAGACTGGAAAGAACATATTCGTATGCGACCAGGGATGTATATTGGTAAACTTGGCGATGGTTCTTCTGCCGATGATGGTATTTATATTCTTCTAAAAGAGGTTTTAGATAACTCTATTGATGAGTATGTTATGGGGGCGGGTAAAACCATCGAAATTTCTATTCAAGGCAGTAAAGTTATTGTCCGTGATTATGGTCGTGGAATTCCTTTAGGAAAAGTAGTCGATGTTGTGTCTAAAATGAACACCGGTGGAAAGTATGATTCTCGTGCTTTTAAGAAATCGGTAGGATTAAATGGTGTAGGTACAAAAGCGGTAAATGCATTATCGTCTTATTTTAGGGTAGAGTCGTCTAGAGATGGAAAATCGGCTTCAGCTGAGTTTGAACAAGGAAATCTTGTAAATGAAGAGTTTTTAGATGAAACCACACGACGAAAAGGAACTAAAGTGTCTTTTGTTCCGGATGAGATTATCTTTAAAAATTACAAATTTAGAAATGAATACGTTTCTAAAATGCTTAAAAATTATGTGTATTTAAACCCAGGTTTAACCATAGTTTTTAATGGCGAAAAATATTATAGTGAGAATGGATTAAAGGATTTATTAGGAGAAAATATCAACGAAAGTGATATGATGTATCCAATAATTCACTTAAAGGGAGACGATATAGAAGTAGCTTTAACTCACAGTAAAACACAGTATTCCGAAGAGTATCATTCTTTTGTTAACGGACAAAATACAACGCAAGGAGGGACGCATTTATCGGCCTACAGAGAAGCGATTGTAAAAACAATTCGTGAGTTTTATGGTAAAAATTATGATGCTTCCGATATTCGGAAATCTATTGTAACGGCTATTGCTATAAAAGTTATGGAGCCGGTTTTCGAAAGTCAGACGAAAACGAAATTAGGGTCTACAGATATGGGAGGCGAGTTACCAACTGTAAGAACTTATGTAAACGATTTTCTTAAAAGATATTTAGATAATTACTTGCATAAAAACCCTGAAACTGCAGATAAAATTCAACGTAAAATTCTTCAAGCAGAACGTGAACGTAAAGAATTATCGGGAATTAGAAAATTAGCTAAAGACCGCGCTAAAAAAGCGAGTCTTCACAATAAAAAATTAAGAGATTGTCGCGTTCATTTCGGAGATATTAAAAACGGACGTAATCTAGAATCGACTTTATTTATTACCGAGGGAGATTCTGCCTCGGGAAGTATAACAAAATCTCGAGATGTAAATACGCAGGCGGTTTTCAGTTTAAAGGGAAAGCCGTTAAATTGCTATGGCTTAACTAAGAAGATTGTATACGAGAACGAAGAATTTAATTTACTTCAAGCAGCGCTGAACATAGAGGAATCTATGGAGGATTTACGATATAATAATATTGTAATCGCTACAGATGCCGATGTAGATGGTATGCACATTAGATTGCTATTAATTACATTTTTTCTTCAGTTTTTTCCTGAAATTATAAAAGAAGGACATTTGTATATTCTTCAGACGCCTTTATTTAGAGTGCGTAACAAAAAGAAAACCATATATTGTTATTCAGAACAAGAGCGTGTAAATGCTATAGATGAACTTAAGCCAAAACCGGAAATCACGCGATTTAAAGGGTTGGGAGAGATTTCTCCAGACGAGTTTAAGCACTTTATTGGTGAAAATATCCGATTAGAGCCTGTAATGCTAGATAAAGATATGTCTATCGAAGAATTGTTAGAGTTCTATATGGGAAAAAACACCCCTACACGTCAAAAATTCATTATCAATAATCTAAAAGTAGAAATAGATTTAGTCGCTGAAAAAAAATGA